In Flavobacterium endoglycinae, one DNA window encodes the following:
- a CDS encoding ATP-binding protein: protein MKIKDIVNRDIVTLTNCEHEPIHIPGKIQPHGFLIGVTADWKIDFCTDNVADFIAVSYTEALGQNFAAVFGFDAEQKILDYLNTDKIQDAFPLEIELLGKLFQVSIHQSHGIYVLEAEPHFPDKEKLADVYTQTIQFVTQMNQTKSLKDLCALVAEGTRKITGYDRVMIYRFDEQYNGEVFAESRRDDLEPFLGLHYPHTDIPAQARELYIKNQLRIIVDVDYEPVPIFTVDDKENKNLDLSLSILRSTSPIHVEYLKNIGVGATLTISLIHHDKLWGLIACHHYSKKNISPEIRLAAKLQGQFITSQIDIRQSNDEYVSVQKASLALEQLTGLEIPLLQSSLELVVKTPQILDLSNASGVSIVSRDKIYKNGLTPSDEKIIKLIELIGNESTNSVFTTNNISNSFPEIETDSDFAGCIYHSLGNNDHIIWFRPETISEINWGGEPEKSIVKDKNGLHPRNSFNIWKQIVKNQSTKWKRYEINAAIQYAHALHNQLIMIMLSEEEEKYRTQSEILKETNSELENINWISTHDLQEPLRKIQLITSKMLTEPDVVSKESIAASLKRVSKSASRMRGLLEDILKYTRIKNAKEALQLVDLNKVLKSTIKELQEVITQKNAVIEFENLPEIHAIGFLMQQLFMNIIQNSLKYASEERTPVIKITASQEPVIMRHLYKVHCHWVRFSDNGIGFEQKYAESIFKVFTRLHNQEQYAGSGIGLALCKKIMQAVGGDIHAEGKPNQGTDIIIYFPCDPEDTLI, encoded by the coding sequence ATGAAGATAAAAGATATAGTCAACCGCGACATTGTTACACTTACCAATTGTGAACATGAACCTATTCATATTCCAGGCAAAATTCAGCCTCACGGATTTTTGATAGGTGTTACTGCAGACTGGAAAATTGATTTTTGTACTGATAATGTTGCTGACTTTATCGCTGTTTCTTATACAGAAGCATTAGGACAAAACTTTGCCGCTGTTTTTGGTTTTGATGCCGAACAGAAGATTTTAGATTACCTTAATACAGATAAAATTCAGGATGCATTTCCTCTCGAAATAGAACTTTTAGGGAAACTTTTTCAAGTAAGTATACACCAAAGCCACGGTATTTATGTTCTGGAAGCCGAACCGCATTTTCCAGACAAAGAAAAACTGGCCGATGTATATACACAGACTATTCAGTTTGTAACCCAGATGAACCAGACCAAGTCACTTAAAGATTTGTGTGCACTTGTAGCAGAAGGAACCCGCAAAATAACAGGTTACGATCGCGTAATGATTTATCGATTTGATGAACAATACAATGGAGAAGTATTTGCTGAAAGCCGTCGAGATGATCTTGAGCCTTTTTTGGGATTGCATTACCCGCATACTGATATTCCAGCACAGGCAAGAGAATTATATATAAAAAATCAGCTCAGAATTATTGTAGATGTTGATTATGAACCTGTTCCAATTTTTACGGTAGATGATAAAGAAAATAAAAACCTTGATCTGAGCCTTTCTATTTTAAGAAGCACATCACCAATTCACGTTGAATATTTAAAGAATATTGGAGTAGGCGCTACGCTTACTATATCGTTAATTCATCACGACAAACTTTGGGGATTAATTGCCTGCCATCATTATTCAAAAAAGAATATTTCACCCGAAATTAGACTAGCAGCCAAACTTCAAGGACAATTTATAACTTCTCAAATCGATATCAGGCAATCGAACGATGAATATGTAAGTGTACAGAAAGCCTCTTTAGCATTAGAACAATTAACCGGACTCGAAATACCGCTTTTACAAAGTTCATTAGAACTTGTTGTAAAAACACCGCAGATATTGGATTTATCAAATGCGTCAGGCGTTTCAATTGTTTCAAGAGATAAAATCTACAAAAACGGTTTAACACCATCTGATGAAAAAATCATAAAACTGATTGAACTTATTGGTAATGAAAGCACAAACAGCGTATTCACCACCAATAACATCAGTAATTCTTTTCCTGAAATAGAAACCGATTCTGATTTTGCAGGATGTATATATCATTCTTTAGGAAATAACGACCATATAATTTGGTTTAGACCCGAAACCATTTCTGAAATAAACTGGGGAGGTGAACCTGAAAAAAGCATCGTAAAAGACAAAAACGGACTTCATCCTAGAAACTCATTTAATATCTGGAAACAGATTGTTAAAAACCAAAGTACAAAATGGAAAAGGTACGAAATTAATGCAGCGATTCAATATGCGCACGCTCTTCACAATCAGTTGATTATGATAATGCTGAGTGAAGAAGAAGAAAAATACCGTACACAGAGTGAAATCTTAAAAGAAACCAACTCAGAGCTTGAAAACATCAACTGGATTAGTACGCATGATTTACAGGAACCGCTTCGTAAAATTCAGCTTATTACTTCCAAAATGCTTACTGAACCAGATGTAGTTTCTAAAGAATCAATTGCAGCTTCTTTAAAACGCGTTTCAAAATCGGCCAGTAGAATGAGAGGTCTGCTGGAAGATATTCTGAAGTACACTCGAATCAAAAATGCCAAAGAAGCGTTGCAATTAGTAGATTTAAATAAAGTATTAAAATCTACCATAAAGGAATTGCAGGAAGTCATTACACAGAAAAATGCAGTAATTGAATTTGAAAATCTTCCTGAAATTCACGCCATTGGCTTTTTAATGCAGCAGCTGTTTATGAATATCATTCAGAACTCTCTAAAGTATGCATCAGAAGAAAGAACACCGGTTATCAAAATTACCGCTTCGCAGGAACCCGTCATAATGCGTCATTTGTATAAAGTGCACTGCCATTGGGTTCGTTTTTCGGATAACGGAATTGGTTTTGAACAGAAATACGCCGAGTCAATTTTCAAAGTCTTTACCCGACTTCATAATCAGGAACAATATGCTGGTTCAGGTATTGGACTTGCTTTATGTAAAAAAATCATGCAGGCAGTAGGAGGAGATATTCATGCCGAAGGAAAACCCAATCAAGGCACCGATATTATAATTTATTTTCCTTGTGATCCTGAAGATACGCTTATTTAA
- a CDS encoding biliverdin-producing heme oxygenase encodes MSTNSTSISSGFLTDIKTHTADSHTKLEQLPISMSIVSPDMKIENYVHYLSLMHDVHNDTENIVYPLLSGIVEDLEHRKKKHLIENDLSFLHHTKINSAKVFEITNMSIPFALGVLYVMEGSTLGGRFILKNVSKLPELSTDKGVSYFNGYGDKTGSYWKTFLNVLAEYEQDYNCGDEIIKGAKYAFESIYNHFQNA; translated from the coding sequence ATGAGTACAAATTCAACTTCAATATCTTCAGGTTTTCTTACTGATATCAAAACGCACACCGCAGATTCACATACAAAATTAGAACAACTTCCAATTTCAATGTCTATTGTTTCACCAGACATGAAAATAGAAAATTATGTACATTATTTAAGTCTAATGCATGATGTTCACAACGATACAGAAAATATTGTTTATCCACTGCTTTCAGGTATTGTTGAAGATTTAGAACACAGAAAAAAGAAACATCTTATAGAAAATGATCTTTCTTTTCTTCATCACACTAAAATTAATTCAGCCAAAGTATTTGAAATAACAAACATGAGTATTCCTTTTGCTTTGGGAGTTTTGTATGTAATGGAAGGATCGACACTTGGCGGACGATTTATTTTGAAAAATGTTTCAAAATTGCCTGAACTCTCTACAGATAAAGGTGTTTCTTATTTTAATGGGTACGGAGACAAAACAGGAAGTTACTGGAAAACGTTTCTAAATGTTTTAGCCGAATACGAACAAGATTATAATTGTGGAGATGAAATTATAAAAGGTGCAAAATATGCTTTTGAAAGCATTTATAATCATTTTCAAAACGCATAA
- a CDS encoding glycosyltransferase family 2 protein: protein MTFFNSEVTWFIDVYIILILAYAILIMSSYLVLAYLSTKELRGYLKKNSFVDYEVLLTSEFAPKLSLIAPAYNEGFTIEENVKSLLSLNYNNYQVIVVNDGSKDNSMEILMKTYDLVLTDLDFHPQIETKKIRGIYTSRNAAFKKLIVVDKENGGKADALNVGLNIAQNPYVVCIDVDCILDKDSLLKLAKPFLESHGKRIIATGGVVRIANQCVIKNGRLVEVNIPDVMLPRIQVLEYLRAFLLGRMAWGRLDGLLLISGAFGAFDKEIAVLSGGYSTKTVGEDMELIVRMRRYMLENKLPYSVAYIPDPLCWTEAPESFKIFKKQRSRWMRGTIETLDFHKKMFLNPKYKLLGMLSVPYWTLFEFLAPGIEFIGLVITIIFIVLGQLNWHFFLLLLLFVYTFAVFFSVIALYSEERTYHKYPKQIDFFKLLMAAFIEPLYFHPLTVYAALVGYKEKIMGTKGWGEMTRKGFTKK from the coding sequence ATGACTTTTTTTAATAGCGAAGTAACCTGGTTTATAGATGTATACATCATCCTTATACTTGCTTATGCAATATTAATCATGTCGTCGTATCTTGTGTTAGCCTATCTTTCGACTAAAGAATTACGAGGTTATCTTAAAAAAAACAGTTTCGTAGATTACGAAGTACTGCTTACCAGCGAATTTGCACCTAAACTTTCGCTGATTGCTCCTGCCTACAACGAAGGTTTTACCATAGAAGAAAATGTAAAATCATTACTTTCCTTAAATTACAATAACTATCAGGTAATTGTTGTGAATGATGGAAGTAAAGACAATTCGATGGAAATCTTAATGAAAACCTACGATCTTGTTTTGACCGATTTAGATTTTCATCCGCAGATTGAAACCAAAAAAATCAGAGGAATTTACACATCCAGAAATGCCGCTTTCAAAAAGCTAATCGTAGTGGACAAGGAAAACGGAGGCAAAGCAGATGCCTTAAATGTAGGTCTTAATATTGCGCAGAACCCTTATGTTGTCTGCATTGATGTTGATTGTATTCTCGATAAAGATTCTCTTTTAAAACTGGCAAAACCATTTTTAGAGTCACATGGAAAACGAATTATCGCAACTGGCGGCGTAGTGAGAATTGCGAATCAATGTGTGATTAAAAACGGACGTTTGGTTGAAGTGAACATTCCAGATGTGATGCTGCCTAGAATTCAGGTTTTAGAATACCTGAGAGCATTTCTTTTGGGAAGAATGGCGTGGGGAAGGCTCGACGGATTGCTGCTTATCAGCGGTGCGTTTGGTGCATTCGATAAAGAAATTGCAGTACTCTCTGGAGGTTACAGCACTAAAACAGTAGGCGAAGACATGGAATTGATTGTGAGAATGCGCCGTTATATGTTAGAAAATAAACTTCCGTATTCTGTGGCTTACATTCCTGATCCGCTCTGCTGGACAGAAGCTCCGGAAAGTTTTAAAATATTTAAAAAACAGCGCAGCCGCTGGATGCGGGGAACCATTGAAACCCTTGATTTTCACAAAAAGATGTTTCTGAATCCCAAATACAAATTATTAGGAATGCTTAGTGTTCCGTATTGGACATTATTTGAATTTCTCGCTCCAGGGATAGAGTTTATTGGTTTGGTGATAACAATTATATTTATAGTTTTGGGACAGTTAAATTGGCATTTTTTCCTGCTTCTTTTGCTTTTTGTATACACATTTGCAGTTTTCTTTTCGGTTATTGCTTTGTATAGCGAAGAGCGAACGTATCATAAATACCCAAAACAAATTGACTTTTTTAAATTATTAATGGCAGCTTTTATAGAACCTTTATATTTTCATCCGCTTACCGTTTATGCAGCGTTGGTGGGGTATAAAGAAAAAATCATGGGCACAAAAGGATGGGGAGAAATGACCAGAAAGGGCTTTACCAAGAAATAA
- a CDS encoding YaiO family outer membrane beta-barrel protein — translation MKKYIYYSILLLFISSIAIAQEINIDETLSKVKQEVEKNNFDKALSLIEPLRAKFPENEDIQIYTGRIYSWKKDYTASAKILLPMADRVNPNPEALQALINTYFWSEQFEKCITYCDKYLALNPKDTEVLKIKVTCLEKLNRDQEALDIISRSDIENSTQAFRGIRTLIGRKAKNAVSASYLNISTSDPGQSPFHYGYVEYSHKFSKSAIVGRANIGNVSDNTQMLFETDFYQTFSNKSYLYANAGVSTGETIFPVAKAGLEYYFKPHKNFDYSLGARFMHFDTDDITLVTGQLAYNTGNYTLAYRPYYDTSNELFSHVLSLQRSNEEKERIIRLELQYGNVPYLYLYNGFTQPLKAYRIGLQYQHRFGDSFFVRPIFLYEDEEYTPGQYRNRFNVQLIVTKRF, via the coding sequence GTGAAGAAGTATATCTATTATTCAATTTTACTGTTGTTTATTTCCTCTATCGCAATTGCGCAGGAAATCAATATCGATGAAACGCTGTCTAAAGTAAAACAAGAAGTTGAAAAGAATAATTTCGATAAAGCATTGTCTTTAATCGAGCCTTTACGTGCAAAATTTCCTGAAAATGAAGATATTCAAATCTACACTGGAAGAATCTACAGCTGGAAAAAAGATTATACTGCCTCTGCAAAAATACTACTGCCTATGGCAGACAGAGTTAATCCAAATCCAGAAGCTTTACAAGCCCTGATAAACACCTATTTTTGGTCGGAACAATTCGAAAAATGCATAACATACTGCGATAAATATTTAGCATTGAATCCAAAAGATACAGAAGTACTAAAAATAAAAGTAACCTGTCTTGAAAAACTAAACCGAGATCAAGAAGCGTTGGACATCATTTCAAGATCTGATATCGAAAACAGCACTCAGGCTTTTAGAGGAATCCGCACACTAATTGGGCGTAAGGCTAAAAATGCAGTATCGGCTTCTTATCTGAATATTTCAACATCAGATCCAGGACAATCTCCATTTCATTACGGATATGTCGAATATTCACATAAATTTTCAAAATCAGCTATTGTGGGAAGAGCCAATATTGGAAACGTTTCTGATAATACCCAAATGTTATTTGAAACCGATTTCTACCAGACATTTTCCAACAAAAGTTATCTGTATGCCAACGCTGGAGTTTCGACTGGAGAAACAATTTTTCCAGTAGCAAAGGCAGGATTAGAATATTATTTTAAACCGCATAAAAATTTCGATTACTCTTTAGGAGCCCGTTTTATGCATTTTGATACCGATGATATTACGCTCGTTACAGGTCAGCTGGCGTATAACACAGGAAATTACACACTGGCTTACAGACCGTATTATGACACTTCAAACGAATTATTTTCGCATGTTTTAAGTTTACAGCGAAGCAATGAAGAAAAAGAACGCATCATAAGACTCGAACTTCAATATGGAAACGTACCGTATTTGTATCTCTATAATGGATTTACACAGCCTTTAAAAGCCTATAGAATTGGTTTGCAATACCAGCATCGTTTTGGAGATTCATTTTTTGTACGCCCCATTTTTCTTTATGAAGATGAAGAATATACGCCTGGACAATATCGAAATAGATTTAATGTACAGTTAATTGTAACCAAACGTTTTTAA
- a CDS encoding response regulator transcription factor, translating to MRIILAEDNDILRKSLSFFLESKGFSVDQFSDGKDALDAIETNTYDLVLTDINMPGISGMQITQYIRETLKSNVPVIILTSSGVEQTELDSFDIGANEFIAKPVSPAVLLVRINKLLNIRS from the coding sequence ATGAGAATTATTTTAGCAGAAGATAATGATATCCTACGCAAATCGTTATCTTTTTTCTTAGAATCTAAAGGATTTAGTGTCGATCAGTTTTCGGATGGAAAAGACGCACTGGATGCCATTGAAACAAATACTTATGATCTGGTCCTAACGGACATAAACATGCCCGGCATCAGCGGTATGCAGATTACACAATATATACGAGAAACATTAAAATCAAACGTACCTGTTATTATATTAACCTCTTCGGGAGTAGAACAAACAGAGCTGGACTCTTTTGATATTGGAGCCAATGAATTTATTGCAAAACCAGTTAGTCCGGCGGTTCTTTTGGTACGAATTAATAAATTACTAAATATCCGATCGTGA
- a CDS encoding GAF domain-containing hybrid sensor histidine kinase/response regulator produces the protein MNKDFPIPDNELQRLAALKRYNILDTLPDNAFDDATKLVSYICGVPIAHISFIDENRQWFKSEIGIGISEVPREITFCRYTILDTEMVEINDTHLNERFKDDPNVTGGFNVRFYAGVPLTTPDGYNIGTLCAVDHIVKKLDENQKNALSIVAKHVIAQLELSTKNIELKEQRKIAEKAVLARDSFLANMSHEIRTPLNAIIGFTDLLAQTELDEMQRDYIESVQIAGENLLLIVNDILDLSKIESGNLAIESEPFNIKKTLKHVYNLLKVKVQNDVEFDLFLDADLPDMIIGDQGRLNQILVNLIGNSLKFTSEGAVTVSVKKTEETDDTYSLKFSVKDTGIGIPKNKLKTIFERFTQGEESTTRTFGGTGLGLSIVKQLIELQKSEIHVKSELNRGSEFYFTLTYKKNTTVSLSLKSTSQNDLGKLKILLCEDNILNQKLAKSVINNFGFDLDIANNGEEGIELLSKNTYDLVLMDLQMPVKDGYQTTEFIRNELKSTIPIVAMTAHSLVGEQERCYKVGMNAYVPKPFKQAVLLKAIKTVMDTDAVLTKKRTVDLSFLEEMACGDENFKKDMIEIFLEKIPEQDAELQEAFKNEDHETVKKVAHNMKSSLDIFLLEDLSNCAAILEQEASAGIFTTESIDKIEILHCGIIEVVKVLKELY, from the coding sequence ATGAATAAAGATTTTCCAATTCCAGATAACGAACTGCAGCGTTTAGCCGCACTAAAACGCTACAATATATTAGACACGCTTCCGGATAATGCTTTTGATGATGCCACAAAGCTTGTTTCATATATTTGTGGAGTTCCCATTGCTCATATTTCATTTATAGATGAAAATAGACAATGGTTTAAATCTGAAATTGGTATTGGCATATCTGAAGTGCCTAGAGAAATAACATTCTGCCGTTATACCATTTTAGACACTGAAATGGTTGAAATAAATGACACACATTTAAACGAACGCTTTAAAGACGATCCCAATGTAACAGGAGGTTTCAACGTACGTTTTTATGCTGGAGTACCACTGACGACTCCCGATGGTTATAACATTGGAACTTTGTGTGCTGTCGATCATATAGTCAAAAAACTCGATGAAAATCAAAAAAATGCCCTTTCGATTGTTGCTAAACACGTAATCGCACAATTAGAATTGTCGACCAAAAATATTGAACTGAAAGAACAGCGAAAAATTGCCGAAAAAGCCGTTTTGGCGCGTGATAGTTTTTTGGCCAATATGAGCCATGAAATCAGAACGCCTTTAAATGCAATTATTGGTTTTACAGATCTTCTTGCGCAGACAGAGTTAGATGAAATGCAACGTGATTATATTGAAAGTGTGCAGATTGCAGGCGAAAATCTGCTTTTGATTGTAAATGATATTTTGGATCTTTCTAAAATCGAATCTGGAAATCTCGCCATTGAATCAGAACCTTTTAATATCAAGAAAACCCTAAAACACGTTTACAATCTGTTGAAAGTGAAAGTGCAGAATGATGTGGAATTTGATCTTTTTTTAGATGCCGATCTGCCGGATATGATTATTGGCGATCAAGGAAGACTTAACCAGATATTGGTGAATTTGATAGGCAACTCACTAAAATTTACTTCAGAAGGTGCAGTCACTGTTTCGGTCAAAAAAACAGAAGAAACAGATGATACCTATTCACTTAAATTTTCAGTTAAAGATACTGGAATAGGAATACCCAAAAATAAACTGAAAACCATTTTTGAACGTTTTACACAAGGCGAAGAAAGTACTACGCGAACTTTTGGCGGAACAGGTCTTGGATTAAGCATTGTAAAACAGCTTATTGAACTTCAAAAATCTGAAATTCATGTAAAAAGCGAATTAAACCGTGGTTCTGAATTTTATTTTACACTGACTTATAAAAAAAATACAACGGTATCACTTTCATTAAAATCAACATCACAAAATGATTTAGGAAAACTGAAAATACTTTTGTGTGAGGATAATATTTTAAACCAAAAACTAGCAAAAAGCGTAATTAATAATTTTGGTTTCGATCTAGATATTGCTAATAATGGAGAAGAAGGTATTGAATTATTATCTAAAAATACATATGATTTAGTTTTAATGGATTTGCAGATGCCTGTGAAAGATGGTTATCAGACCACAGAATTCATCAGAAATGAACTAAAATCGACAATTCCTATTGTTGCCATGACCGCACATTCATTGGTTGGAGAACAGGAACGTTGTTACAAAGTAGGAATGAATGCTTATGTACCAAAACCATTTAAGCAGGCAGTACTTTTAAAAGCCATAAAAACAGTAATGGATACAGATGCTGTACTAACTAAAAAACGTACTGTCGATTTATCATTCTTAGAGGAAATGGCCTGCGGCGATGAAAATTTTAAGAAAGACATGATTGAAATCTTTCTAGAAAAAATTCCAGAACAAGACGCTGAGCTTCAAGAAGCTTTTAAAAACGAAGATCATGAAACAGTCAAAAAAGTGGCACACAATATGAAATCCAGTTTGGACATATTCCTGTTGGAAGATCTTAGCAACTGTGCGGCTATTCTCGAACAAGAAGCATCAGCTGGAATATTCACCACAGAAAGTATAGACAAAATTGAAATTCTGCATTGTGGGATAATAGAAGTCGTAAAAGTTTTAAAAGAGTTATATTAG
- a CDS encoding NAD(P)H-binding protein has protein sequence MKALLIGATGSTGHDLTDQLLDDSNYTEVVLFVRRSTGKSHPKLKEYIVDFSKPKSFSDIITGDILFSCLGTTLKTAGSKENQWKIDFDIPVAFAEIARKNEVGSFVLVSSYGASAKSSVFYSKMKGELEDYIAKLDFRQYIIFRPGPLIRKDTDRLGEKIAVKVIKVLNALGLFKNIKPISTYFLAQKLRKAPKELPLGITILELDRILKF, from the coding sequence ATGAAAGCATTACTAATTGGCGCAACAGGTTCTACTGGACACGATTTAACAGATCAGCTTCTTGATGATAGTAATTATACCGAAGTGGTACTTTTTGTAAGACGTTCAACAGGAAAATCTCATCCTAAATTGAAAGAATATATTGTTGACTTTTCAAAACCCAAATCTTTTTCAGATATAATTACGGGAGATATTCTCTTTTCATGTCTCGGCACCACATTAAAAACCGCTGGATCAAAAGAAAACCAATGGAAAATCGACTTTGATATTCCTGTAGCATTTGCTGAAATTGCCAGAAAAAATGAAGTTGGATCTTTTGTTTTGGTTTCCTCTTATGGAGCTTCGGCAAAAAGCAGTGTTTTTTATTCTAAAATGAAAGGCGAATTAGAAGATTATATTGCCAAACTTGATTTCCGTCAATATATCATTTTCAGACCTGGTCCGCTAATTCGAAAAGACACAGATCGTTTGGGAGAAAAAATAGCCGTAAAAGTTATTAAAGTCTTGAATGCATTGGGTTTGTTTAAGAATATAAAACCTATTTCGACTTACTTTTTAGCCCAAAAATTAAGAAAAGCTCCAAAAGAACTTCCACTCGGAATCACAATATTAGAACTCGATCGTATTCTTAAATTTTAG